A single region of the Salmo salar chromosome ssa16, Ssal_v3.1, whole genome shotgun sequence genome encodes:
- the LOC106574732 gene encoding uncharacterized protein isoform X1, with translation MIFFGFLVILTSVQAVSVPTFSPVYELKVGYGDNVTLPCDFSSYLGQEDKGEVRWEAMGQEVASMEVGNILGEARWDDGAKGVEVKTTMGFSSRVEFPPAERMRDGDFSMTIQETVLSDEEMYDCIWLGRKTISTLWLKVQEPDPPRSITLFKGSPVTLPCYGVIPKTQPTSQIYVQWLKDDVEIMTLNPGPDDKGPKEEDLRLSLPPNNLLENGDLSLYIYKTELKDQGVYRCFYKSRGFEDPKNGIPEVVSLTILDPHTDLYNLTGTENVTSSSDFSGTSGDSENPITFFTLVTQDKEDMQVTSSEPILVQTEMTPSSPDPTFEDPEDVLAVWAKTLPLVRIGIITGVLLVTALIFFPLLALNKIPS, from the exons ATGATTTTTTTTGGCTTCTTGGTGATTTTGACGTCAGTCCAAGCTG TGTCTGTGCCTACCTTCTCCCCCGTGTATGAGCTGAAGGTAGGGTACGGAGACAATGTCACCCTCCCCTGTGACTTTTCCTCCTACCTGGGCCAGGAGGATAAGGGGGAGGTCCGCTGGGAGGCCATGGGGCAGGAGGTGGCCTCTATGGAGGTTGGGAACATCCTTGGTGAGGCCAGATGGGACGACGGGGCCAAGGGGGTGGAGGTCAAAACGACAATGGGGTTCTCTTCCCGGGTGGAATTCCCCCCAGCAGagaggatgagagatggagaCTTCTCTATGACCATCCAGGAGACAGTGCTGAGCGATGAGGAAATGTATGATTGTATCTGGCTGGGCCGCAAGACCATCTCTACGCTCTGGCTCAAGGTTCAGG agcccgACCCTCCACGCTCTATCACGCTGTTCAAGGGAAGCCCGGTCACTCTGCCCTGCTACGGTGTCATCCCCAAGACCCAGCCCACCAGCCAGATCTACGTCCAATGGCTGAAGGACGATGTGGAGATCATGACCCTTAACCCTGGCCCAGACGACAAGGGACCTAAGGAAGAagacctccgtctctctctcccacccaacAACCTGCTGGAGAACGGTGACCTGTCCTTGTATATCTACAAGACGGAGCTCAAAGACCAGGGAGTCTATCGCTGCTTCTACAAGTCCAGGGGCTTCGAGGACCCTAAGAATGGGATACCAGAGGTTGTCTCTCTCACCATCCTAGATCCACACACTGACCTATATAACTTAACAG GAACAGAGAATGTCACCAGTAGCTCAGACTTTAGTGGGACTAGTGGTGACAGTGAGAACCCAATAACATTCTTCACTTTGGTGACCCAAGATAAGGAGGATATGCAag TGACATCATCTGAGCCAATACTAGTGCAGACAGAGATGACACCATCATCACCTGACCCAACCTTCG AGGATCCAGAAGACGTGTTGGCAGTGTGGGCAAAGACCCTTCCGCTGGTGCGTATCGGGATAATCACCGGGGTTCTGCTGGTTACAGCTCTGATCTTCTTCCCTCTGCTGGCTCTCAACAAGATCCCATCCTAG
- the LOC106574732 gene encoding uncharacterized protein isoform X2 produces MIFFGFLVILTSVQAVSVPTFSPVYELKVGYGDNVTLPCDFSSYLGQEDKGEVRWEAMGQEVASMEVGNILGEARWDDGAKGVEVKTTMGFSSRVEFPPAERMRDGDFSMTIQETVLSDEEMYDCIWLGRKTISTLWLKVQEPDPPRSITLFKGSPVTLPCYGVIPKTQPTSQIYVQWLKDDVEIMTLNPGPDDKGPKEEDLRLSLPPNNLLENGDLSLYIYKTELKDQGVYRCFYKSRGFEDPKNGIPEVVSLTILDPHTDLYNLTGTENVTSSSDFSGTSGDSENPITFFTLVTQDKEDMQVTSSEPILVQTEMTPSSPDPTFEDPEDVLAVWAKTLPLEICLLLLVLER; encoded by the exons ATGATTTTTTTTGGCTTCTTGGTGATTTTGACGTCAGTCCAAGCTG TGTCTGTGCCTACCTTCTCCCCCGTGTATGAGCTGAAGGTAGGGTACGGAGACAATGTCACCCTCCCCTGTGACTTTTCCTCCTACCTGGGCCAGGAGGATAAGGGGGAGGTCCGCTGGGAGGCCATGGGGCAGGAGGTGGCCTCTATGGAGGTTGGGAACATCCTTGGTGAGGCCAGATGGGACGACGGGGCCAAGGGGGTGGAGGTCAAAACGACAATGGGGTTCTCTTCCCGGGTGGAATTCCCCCCAGCAGagaggatgagagatggagaCTTCTCTATGACCATCCAGGAGACAGTGCTGAGCGATGAGGAAATGTATGATTGTATCTGGCTGGGCCGCAAGACCATCTCTACGCTCTGGCTCAAGGTTCAGG agcccgACCCTCCACGCTCTATCACGCTGTTCAAGGGAAGCCCGGTCACTCTGCCCTGCTACGGTGTCATCCCCAAGACCCAGCCCACCAGCCAGATCTACGTCCAATGGCTGAAGGACGATGTGGAGATCATGACCCTTAACCCTGGCCCAGACGACAAGGGACCTAAGGAAGAagacctccgtctctctctcccacccaacAACCTGCTGGAGAACGGTGACCTGTCCTTGTATATCTACAAGACGGAGCTCAAAGACCAGGGAGTCTATCGCTGCTTCTACAAGTCCAGGGGCTTCGAGGACCCTAAGAATGGGATACCAGAGGTTGTCTCTCTCACCATCCTAGATCCACACACTGACCTATATAACTTAACAG GAACAGAGAATGTCACCAGTAGCTCAGACTTTAGTGGGACTAGTGGTGACAGTGAGAACCCAATAACATTCTTCACTTTGGTGACCCAAGATAAGGAGGATATGCAag TGACATCATCTGAGCCAATACTAGTGCAGACAGAGATGACACCATCATCACCTGACCCAACCTTCG AGGATCCAGAAGACGTGTTGGCAGTGTGGGCAAAGACCCTTCCGCTG